One Scytonema millei VB511283 genomic window carries:
- a CDS encoding M48 family metalloprotease, whose translation MHNQFRTVALLGLLSGLLIAISYWILGGSAGVITGIVIAAITNLVSWYQSDKIALAAYRARPISPQQAPGLYQMVKRLCDRAKLPMPALYLIPSRAANAFATGRDPEHAAVAVTEGILELLPEDELEGVIAHELTHVANRDTLTQAVAATIAGAISFLAQMASYGLWFSAPTSRDNRGGVNPIGILLTVILAPVAATIIQLAISRTREFSADAGSARMTGNPRALARALQRLESVARQSPMVGNPAFEPLLIVNAFSGQFMSGLFSSHPSTEARIEQLLKLERELPQSTKFSFGQ comes from the coding sequence ATGCACAATCAGTTCAGAACAGTTGCACTGCTAGGGTTATTAAGTGGTTTATTAATTGCAATTAGCTACTGGATTCTTGGTGGTAGCGCTGGTGTTATAACCGGTATTGTCATTGCTGCAATTACTAATCTAGTATCTTGGTATCAGTCGGATAAGATCGCACTGGCAGCTTATCGCGCCCGACCGATTAGTCCCCAGCAAGCACCAGGACTATATCAGATGGTAAAACGGTTGTGCGATCGCGCTAAATTGCCGATGCCTGCTCTGTACCTCATTCCCTCGCGTGCAGCGAATGCTTTTGCAACCGGACGCGACCCCGAACACGCAGCTGTTGCTGTAACGGAAGGAATTTTAGAATTACTGCCTGAAGATGAATTAGAAGGTGTCATTGCTCATGAATTGACTCATGTTGCAAATCGCGACACCCTGACGCAAGCAGTTGCAGCGACGATTGCGGGAGCCATTTCTTTCCTGGCTCAAATGGCTAGCTATGGTCTGTGGTTCTCTGCACCAACATCTAGAGATAATCGCGGTGGTGTCAACCCGATTGGAATATTACTGACAGTTATACTTGCGCCTGTGGCAGCAACAATTATTCAACTCGCTATTTCGCGGACGCGAGAATTCTCTGCTGATGCTGGTTCGGCACGGATGACTGGTAATCCTCGCGCTTTGGCGAGAGCGCTACAGCGGTTAGAAAGTGTTGCTAGACAGTCACCGATGGTGGGTAATCCTGCTTTTGAACCGCTACTGATTGTTAATGCTTTTTCGGGACAATTCATGAGTGGATTGTTTTCCAGCCACCCATCAACTGAGGCGCGGATCGAGCAACTTTTAAAATTGGAAAGAGAGTTACCGCAGTCTACTAAGTTTTCCTTTGGTCAGTAG
- the upp gene encoding uracil phosphoribosyltransferase, whose protein sequence is MQAEIHVIDHPLIQHKLTLMRKAETSTAKFRALLKEISLLLAYEVTRDLPLKTEQIDTPIASTNAPMLAPDKKLVIVSILRAGQGILDGMLELMPSARVGHIGLYRDPKTLTAIEYYFKVPDEVEKRDVLIVDPMLATGNSAIAAVDRLKAINPYSLKFVCLLAAPEGIEHFHSQHPDVPIYTAAIDDRLDEHGYIVPGLGDAGDRLFGTR, encoded by the coding sequence ATGCAAGCCGAAATTCATGTTATCGATCATCCATTAATCCAACACAAACTGACGCTGATGCGGAAAGCCGAAACTAGTACGGCAAAATTTCGCGCGTTGTTGAAAGAAATCAGCTTGTTACTAGCTTACGAAGTAACGCGGGATCTACCTCTAAAAACCGAACAGATCGATACACCAATTGCCTCTACAAACGCGCCAATGCTAGCTCCCGATAAAAAGCTAGTGATAGTATCGATTTTACGGGCAGGGCAGGGAATTTTGGATGGAATGTTAGAGTTGATGCCTTCCGCACGGGTAGGACACATAGGCTTGTATCGCGACCCCAAAACTTTAACAGCGATTGAGTATTATTTCAAAGTTCCCGATGAGGTGGAAAAACGAGATGTCTTAATTGTCGATCCAATGCTGGCAACTGGAAATTCGGCTATAGCTGCCGTGGATCGCCTCAAAGCGATTAACCCTTACTCCTTAAAATTTGTCTGTTTGCTAGCTGCACCCGAAGGAATTGAACATTTTCATTCTCAACATCCTGACGTACCAATTTATACCGCTGCAATTGACGATCGCTTAGATGAACACGGTTATATCGTTCCTGGCTTAGGAGATGCAGGCGATCGCTTATTTGGCACGAGATGA
- a CDS encoding ABC transporter permease: protein MTNESFFADYLAASVRLAVPLAFAALGGLYSERSGVLNIGLEGMLLTGAFASAAATFYSNNVWLGVLAAILAGGMVGLLHALLSVSWRVDQLVSGLAINLVAAGLTSFLARLIFSGGAQKLPGIEAIAIPGLVNIPIIGSLLFAQNILVYLLIFLVGFTNYLLFYTHPGLTLRAVGEYPRAANTAGVSVLLVRYFSVILSGCLAGLGGAYLSLVQVKFFAEGMSAGKGFIAIAALIFGKWHPIGTTLACLLFGATEALQLRIQALGVNIPYQFLVMLPYAIALLALVGLAGKSSPPAALGLPYLKEKSE, encoded by the coding sequence ATGACTAATGAATCTTTCTTTGCCGATTATCTAGCTGCTAGCGTGCGTCTTGCCGTACCGCTAGCGTTTGCAGCTTTAGGGGGTCTTTATTCAGAGAGATCTGGCGTATTAAACATTGGCTTAGAAGGTATGTTGCTTACTGGTGCTTTTGCTAGCGCGGCTGCAACATTTTACAGTAACAACGTTTGGCTGGGCGTATTAGCGGCTATTCTAGCTGGAGGTATGGTAGGGCTACTGCACGCACTACTGAGCGTGTCTTGGCGTGTCGATCAGTTAGTTTCTGGGTTGGCAATTAATTTAGTTGCTGCTGGCTTGACATCTTTTCTGGCGCGGCTGATCTTTAGCGGTGGTGCGCAGAAATTACCAGGTATTGAGGCGATCGCCATTCCTGGGTTAGTCAATATTCCCATAATAGGTTCTCTATTATTCGCGCAAAATATTCTGGTATATTTGCTAATTTTTCTGGTTGGATTTACAAATTACTTATTGTTTTACACTCATCCTGGCTTAACCCTCCGTGCTGTAGGAGAATATCCCCGTGCTGCGAATACGGCTGGAGTTTCCGTACTATTGGTGCGTTATTTCAGCGTCATTCTCAGCGGTTGTTTGGCGGGGTTGGGAGGAGCATACTTAAGTTTAGTACAGGTAAAGTTTTTTGCCGAGGGGATGAGTGCTGGTAAAGGTTTTATTGCGATCGCCGCTCTGATTTTTGGTAAATGGCATCCCATCGGTACTACTTTGGCTTGCTTGCTATTTGGCGCTACCGAAGCTCTCCAACTTCGCATTCAAGCTCTGGGTGTTAATATTCCCTATCAATTTTTAGTCATGCTACCTTACGCGATCGCCCTTCTCGCCCTGGTCGGCTTAGCCGGAAAATCCTCTCCCCCAGCCGCTTTAGGTCTTCCCTATCTCAAGGAAAAAAGCGAGTAG
- a CDS encoding superoxide dismutase family protein encodes MAVSMFVLAIASKGSFAQDSRPITAKATIFGPDIAGELKLRQISNGVTLVDLSLKGDPSVLTPGLHGIHFHEKAICDEGAEPRFSTAGGHFDPGPFGSSLPVQENHPYHLGDLPNIDINQKGEGRLITATSRITLYESPVSLFDEDSSAIIVHQLPDLMISGGTAAQSGGGRLACGAIEQS; translated from the coding sequence ATGGCTGTGTCAATGTTTGTCCTTGCCATTGCCTCTAAAGGAAGTTTTGCTCAGGATTCTCGCCCCATCACTGCTAAAGCAACCATCTTCGGTCCCGATATTGCTGGAGAATTAAAGCTACGACAAATTAGTAATGGAGTTACTCTTGTCGATCTTTCTCTTAAAGGAGATCCTAGCGTTCTCACGCCGGGATTACACGGCATTCACTTCCACGAAAAAGCTATTTGTGATGAAGGAGCAGAACCCCGATTTAGTACTGCTGGCGGACATTTCGACCCAGGACCATTCGGTAGCTCCTTACCTGTTCAAGAAAACCACCCTTATCATTTAGGAGATTTACCAAATATAGATATTAATCAAAAAGGTGAGGGCAGACTGATAACTGCTACAAGTCGTATTACCCTTTACGAAAGCCCTGTCTCTCTATTTGATGAAGATAGCAGCGCTATCATCGTTCACCAATTACCCGATTTAATGATATCTGGAGGCACGGCAGCACAATCGGGCGGCGGTCGGCTTGCCTGTGGCGCGATCGAACAAAGCTAA
- a CDS encoding HetZ-related protein 2, whose product MQVVMQTVKQGLEECHLMSKLATDLIQSWRSHLGTECPEQSDATRESIIRWLVGNAIENWEQLNTNEQAIAKQAMEYRFRIFKQRYLGMPPERAYRQLMTRLCSLELLRNKIRTLVSMSRDRQRQVTEVLQEVLQELLQSDRYMQQQIAWIAECTDDLKLRNALLFASLEEYCLRPIRSQPLLVYRFVNYLRRTARGGVTQVPVNNKLRLLSEEILGDDSDNSFSLLDPKAVADYQEEQSLEEQQTARQLVKQEFSSYLEENLGTTAAQWLQLYLQGKSQEAIAAQLNISVKEIYRLREKINYHAVRVFGLKHKPELVSEWLETSLIEHNMGLTQNQWEDFSRQLTPIQQQIVQLKKANQNNEEIAKTLNLKSHQVMTEWGKLYLIAQEMRSQT is encoded by the coding sequence ATGCAGGTTGTTATGCAAACTGTAAAGCAGGGATTGGAGGAGTGCCATCTCATGAGTAAGTTGGCAACAGACCTGATACAAAGTTGGCGATCGCATCTAGGCACTGAATGTCCAGAACAAAGCGATGCCACCAGAGAGAGTATCATTCGTTGGTTAGTCGGCAACGCGATCGAAAATTGGGAACAACTTAACACCAACGAACAAGCGATCGCCAAACAAGCGATGGAATATCGCTTTCGCATCTTCAAGCAACGTTATTTAGGAATGCCACCAGAACGCGCCTATCGTCAATTAATGACGAGGCTCTGTAGTTTGGAGTTGTTGCGCAATAAAATCCGCACGCTCGTTTCTATGAGTCGCGATCGCCAGCGTCAAGTTACAGAAGTATTGCAAGAAGTACTACAAGAATTATTGCAAAGCGATCGCTACATGCAACAGCAAATAGCTTGGATTGCTGAGTGTACGGACGATCTAAAACTACGCAACGCTCTGCTATTTGCTAGTTTAGAAGAATATTGCTTGCGCCCGATCCGCAGTCAACCCTTATTGGTCTATCGCTTTGTCAATTATTTGCGCCGCACGGCACGGGGAGGAGTCACACAAGTTCCTGTCAATAATAAATTACGCCTGCTGTCTGAAGAAATACTAGGCGATGATAGCGATAACTCCTTTAGCTTGTTAGATCCCAAAGCAGTCGCAGACTATCAAGAAGAACAAAGCTTAGAGGAGCAGCAAACCGCGCGACAGCTAGTGAAACAAGAATTTTCTAGCTATCTCGAAGAAAATCTGGGAACGACTGCCGCACAATGGCTTCAGCTTTACTTACAAGGTAAGTCGCAAGAAGCGATCGCTGCTCAGTTAAACATCTCAGTTAAAGAGATCTATCGTTTGCGAGAGAAAATTAACTACCATGCCGTACGGGTATTTGGACTCAAACATAAACCGGAACTCGTGAGCGAATGGCTGGAGACTTCCCTGATAGAACACAACATGGGACTGACACAAAACCAGTGGGAAGACTTTTCAAGGCAATTAACTCCAATTCAACAACAAATCGTCCAGTTGAAAAAAGCGAATCAGAATAATGAAGAAATTGCGAAAACCTTGAATTTAAAGAGCCATCAGGTTATGACTGAATGGGGTAAACTATACTTGATAGCTCAAGAAATGCGCAGCCAAACATAA